The proteins below come from a single Gammaproteobacteria bacterium genomic window:
- the lpxA gene encoding acyl-ACP--UDP-N-acetylglucosamine O-acyltransferase, whose translation MSIHPTACVDPGAEIAPDAEIGAFTVIADRVRIGSGTVVESHVRIGSRFGRVAIGERNLIQSGSVLGGPPQDLGYASGFDDALLEIGDGNRIGEYVTISLGTEKGGGTTRVGNDNFLMAYTHVGHDCRLGNGVVLTNLAQIAGHVEIDDHAILSGHSGVTQFVRLGAYSFLAGGSYANKDIPPFTIAEGYWATVRATNKVALKRAGFDAQERRNIDRAVRLVLDSALTIPAVVERIRGECAPSPQIDRLVAFLESSRRGIAR comes from the coding sequence GTGAGCATTCATCCCACCGCCTGCGTCGACCCGGGCGCCGAGATCGCGCCCGATGCGGAGATCGGCGCGTTCACGGTGATCGCGGATCGCGTGCGGATCGGGTCCGGCACGGTCGTCGAGTCGCACGTGCGGATCGGCAGCCGCTTCGGGCGCGTCGCGATCGGCGAGCGCAACCTGATCCAGAGCGGCTCGGTGCTCGGCGGCCCGCCGCAGGATCTCGGCTACGCGAGCGGCTTCGACGACGCTCTGCTCGAGATCGGCGACGGCAACCGGATCGGCGAATACGTCACGATCAGCCTCGGCACCGAGAAGGGCGGCGGCACGACGCGTGTCGGCAACGACAATTTCCTGATGGCGTACACGCACGTCGGGCACGACTGCCGGCTCGGGAACGGCGTCGTGTTGACGAACCTCGCGCAGATCGCGGGACACGTCGAGATCGACGATCATGCGATCCTGAGCGGCCACAGCGGCGTCACGCAGTTCGTGCGCCTCGGAGCGTATTCCTTTCTCGCGGGCGGCTCGTATGCGAACAAGGACATCCCGCCGTTCACGATCGCCGAAGGCTACTGGGCGACCGTGCGCGCGACGAACAAGGTCGCGCTGAAGCGCGCCGGCTTCGACGCACAGGAGCGCCGTAACATCGACCGGGCGGTTCGGCTCGTGCTCGATTCGGCGCTCACGATCCCCGCCGTCGTCGAGCGGATTCGCGGCGAGTGCGCGCCGAGCCCGCAGATCGACCGCCTCGTCGCGTTCCTCGAGTCCTCCCGCCGCGGGATCGCACGATGA
- a CDS encoding Gfo/Idh/MocA family oxidoreductase → MSRLRVAVVGAGYLGRFHAEKYRAVPAADLVGVCDVDAAAGQSAAAALGTRFFADHRELAGLVDAVTIAATTSAHFELARFFLEQGVHVLVEKPMTRTAEEARVLTELAEARGLKLQVGHVERFNPALLSAREGLTAIDFIECHRLAPFKRRGADVNVVLDLMIHDLDVTLSLVGSKPCDVSAVGIGVLTDTVDIANARIEFESGAIANVTASRVSASAQRRFRVFQRNQYVSIDFGEGEVRRVITHAGRGDEDPLKFERWSLDKGDALLAETEAFVDAILNDKACVVSGRDGVAALELAEAIIEDIDRRAKRRTRDRAP, encoded by the coding sequence ATGAGCAGGCTGCGTGTCGCCGTCGTCGGCGCCGGATACCTCGGGCGCTTTCACGCGGAGAAATACCGCGCCGTGCCCGCGGCCGATCTGGTCGGCGTCTGCGACGTCGACGCGGCCGCCGGCCAGAGCGCGGCGGCCGCGCTCGGCACGCGCTTCTTCGCGGATCACCGCGAGCTCGCCGGGCTCGTCGACGCCGTGACGATCGCCGCGACGACGAGCGCGCACTTCGAGCTCGCGCGGTTCTTCCTCGAGCAGGGCGTGCACGTGCTCGTCGAGAAGCCGATGACGCGAACGGCGGAGGAGGCGAGGGTCTTGACGGAGCTCGCGGAGGCGCGGGGGCTCAAGCTCCAGGTCGGCCATGTGGAGCGGTTCAATCCGGCGCTACTGTCCGCGCGCGAAGGGCTGACGGCCATCGACTTCATCGAGTGTCACCGCCTCGCCCCGTTCAAGCGCCGCGGCGCCGACGTCAACGTCGTCCTCGATCTGATGATTCACGACCTCGACGTCACGTTGTCGCTGGTGGGATCGAAGCCGTGTGACGTGTCGGCCGTCGGCATCGGCGTGCTGACCGACACCGTGGACATCGCGAACGCGCGGATCGAGTTCGAAAGCGGCGCGATCGCGAACGTGACCGCGTCGCGCGTCTCCGCGAGCGCGCAGCGGCGCTTCCGCGTCTTTCAGCGCAACCAGTACGTCTCGATCGACTTCGGCGAAGGCGAGGTGCGCCGCGTGATCACGCACGCCGGCCGCGGCGACGAGGACCCGCTCAAGTTCGAGCGCTGGAGCCTCGACAAGGGCGATGCGCTGCTCGCCGAGACCGAGGCGTTCGTCGACGCCATCCTGAACGACAAGGCCTGCGTCGTCTCCGGCCGGGACGGCGTCGCGGCACTCGAGCTGGCCGAGGCGATCATCGAGGACATCGACCGTCGCGCAAAGCGCCGGACTCGAGACCGAGCTCCTTGA
- the ntrC gene encoding nitrogen regulation protein NR(I) encodes MTTPGLSVWVVDDDESVRWVLEQALKQAQMLPRSFGSGRELLHALERDRPDVLVTDIRMPDMSGLELMERLAAAEPDVPVIVITAHSDLDSAVSAYQGGAFEYLPKPFDIDEAIELVSRAARQNGRRPSTETRAPTTPKIIGQAPAMQEVFKAIGRLSRSSMTVLITGESGTGKELVARALHENSPRARAPFVALNTSAIAAELLESELFGHERGAFTGAMERRIGRFEQANGGTLFLDEIGDMSPALQTRLLRVLAESEFFRVGGQTPIRVDVRVIAATHQDLAQAVAAGRFREDLYHRLNVMRIEVPPLRHRREDIPVLARFYLERAASELGVAPKTLGPAVVEVLTRYDWPGNVRELVNLCRRLTVTAAGREIVVHDLPRELGGLETQTSADWTAELAQWAEGQLAAGAPQPLLEEALPAFERTLIVAALRTARGKRLEAAKLLGWGRNTLTRKIKELGLESGALRDGRCPR; translated from the coding sequence ATGACGACGCCCGGTCTCTCCGTCTGGGTCGTCGACGACGACGAGTCGGTCCGCTGGGTGCTCGAGCAGGCGCTGAAGCAGGCGCAGATGCTGCCGCGCAGCTTCGGCTCCGGCCGCGAGCTTCTGCACGCGCTCGAGCGGGATCGGCCGGACGTGCTCGTCACCGACATTCGGATGCCGGACATGAGCGGCCTCGAGCTGATGGAGCGGCTCGCAGCGGCCGAGCCCGACGTGCCCGTGATCGTGATCACGGCGCACTCCGATCTCGACAGCGCGGTCTCCGCCTATCAGGGCGGCGCGTTCGAGTATCTGCCGAAGCCGTTCGACATCGACGAGGCCATCGAGCTCGTGTCGCGCGCCGCGCGTCAAAACGGGCGCCGCCCGAGCACCGAGACCCGTGCACCGACGACGCCGAAGATCATCGGGCAGGCCCCGGCGATGCAGGAGGTCTTCAAGGCGATCGGCCGGCTGTCGCGCTCGAGCATGACGGTGCTGATCACCGGCGAGTCGGGCACGGGCAAGGAGCTCGTCGCGCGGGCGCTGCACGAGAACTCGCCGCGCGCGCGCGCACCGTTCGTCGCGCTGAACACGTCGGCGATCGCGGCGGAGCTTCTCGAGTCGGAGCTCTTCGGCCACGAGCGCGGCGCGTTCACCGGAGCGATGGAGCGGCGCATCGGCCGCTTCGAGCAGGCGAACGGCGGCACGTTGTTTCTCGATGAGATCGGCGACATGTCGCCGGCGCTTCAGACGCGGCTGCTGCGCGTGCTCGCCGAAAGCGAGTTCTTCCGTGTCGGCGGGCAGACGCCGATCCGCGTGGACGTCCGTGTCATCGCGGCGACGCATCAGGACCTCGCGCAGGCCGTCGCGGCGGGCCGCTTCCGCGAGGATCTTTACCACCGCCTGAACGTCATGCGGATCGAGGTCCCGCCGCTTCGGCACCGGCGCGAGGACATCCCGGTTCTCGCGCGCTTCTATCTCGAGCGCGCGGCGAGCGAGCTCGGTGTCGCGCCGAAGACCCTCGGCCCGGCCGTCGTCGAGGTGCTGACGCGCTACGACTGGCCCGGGAACGTCCGGGAGCTCGTGAACCTCTGCCGCCGGCTGACCGTCACGGCGGCGGGCCGCGAGATCGTCGTGCACGATCTGCCGCGCGAGCTCGGCGGCCTCGAAACCCAGACGTCGGCCGATTGGACCGCGGAGCTCGCGCAGTGGGCCGAGGGGCAGCTCGCGGCCGGTGCGCCGCAACCACTGCTCGAGGAAGCGCTGCCGGCCTTCGAGCGCACGCTGATCGTCGCCGCGCTCCGCACGGCCCGCGGCAAGCGCCTGGAAGCCGCGAAGCTCCTCGGCTGGGGGCGCAACACGCTGACCCGCAAGATCAAGGAGCTCGGTCTCGAGTCCGGCGCTTTGCGCGACGGTCGATGTCCTCGATGA
- the glnA gene encoding glutamate--ammonia ligase, with translation MSPAEVLQLIKEKGVKFVDLRLTDTRGKEQHVTVPAATVDESFFEDGKMFDGSSIAGWKGINESDMILMPDCDTAVLDVFTEEPTLNVRCDVIEPATMQGYVRDPRSAAKRAEAYLKSTGIADTAFFGPENEFFIFDDVRWSVSMQEVFYAIDSVEGHWQSGKARPDGNLGHRPGIKGGYFPVPPVDSLHDIRSAICLALEEMGLVVEVHHHEVATAGQGEIGIKFDTLVRKADQVQVLKYVVQNVAHSYGKTATFMPKPLVGDNGNGMHVHQSLAKDGKNLFTGDGYGGLSELALYYIGGIMKHAHAINAFTNASTNSYKRLVKHFEAPTLIAYSARNRSASIRIPYVANPKARRIEVRFPDSTTNPYLGFTAMMMAGLDGIQNKIHPGEPMDKDLYDLPPEEEKEIPTVCFSLQQALEALDRDRAFLKKGDVFSDELIDGYIALKQEEITRVQMATHPVEFDMYYSL, from the coding sequence ATGTCCCCAGCCGAAGTATTGCAGTTGATCAAGGAAAAAGGCGTCAAGTTCGTCGACTTACGGCTGACGGACACGCGAGGCAAGGAGCAGCACGTAACGGTTCCGGCCGCGACGGTCGACGAGAGCTTCTTCGAGGACGGCAAGATGTTCGACGGCTCGTCGATCGCCGGCTGGAAGGGCATCAACGAGTCGGACATGATCCTGATGCCGGACTGCGATACGGCCGTCCTCGATGTCTTCACCGAGGAGCCGACGCTCAACGTCCGCTGCGACGTGATCGAGCCCGCGACGATGCAGGGCTACGTGCGCGATCCGCGCTCGGCCGCGAAGCGGGCCGAGGCCTACCTGAAGTCGACCGGCATCGCCGACACGGCGTTCTTCGGGCCGGAGAACGAGTTCTTCATCTTCGACGACGTGCGCTGGTCGGTCTCGATGCAGGAGGTCTTCTACGCGATCGATTCCGTCGAGGGGCACTGGCAGTCCGGAAAGGCGCGTCCGGACGGCAACCTCGGCCATCGCCCGGGCATCAAGGGCGGGTACTTCCCGGTGCCGCCGGTCGACTCGCTGCACGACATCCGCTCCGCGATTTGCCTCGCGCTCGAGGAGATGGGCCTCGTCGTGGAAGTCCACCACCACGAGGTCGCGACCGCCGGCCAGGGCGAGATCGGCATCAAGTTCGACACGCTGGTCCGCAAGGCCGATCAGGTCCAGGTGCTGAAGTACGTCGTGCAGAACGTCGCGCACAGCTACGGCAAGACGGCGACGTTCATGCCGAAGCCGCTCGTCGGCGACAACGGCAACGGCATGCACGTGCACCAGTCGCTCGCGAAGGACGGCAAGAATCTGTTCACCGGCGACGGCTACGGCGGGCTGTCGGAGCTCGCGCTCTACTACATCGGCGGCATCATGAAGCATGCGCACGCGATCAACGCGTTCACGAATGCGTCCACGAACAGCTACAAGCGGCTCGTGAAGCACTTCGAGGCGCCCACGCTGATCGCGTACTCCGCGCGCAACCGCTCGGCCTCCATCCGCATCCCGTACGTCGCGAATCCGAAGGCCCGGCGCATCGAGGTGCGCTTCCCGGACAGCACCACGAACCCCTATCTCGGGTTCACGGCGATGATGATGGCGGGGCTCGACGGGATACAGAACAAGATCCATCCCGGCGAGCCGATGGACAAGGACCTCTACGACCTGCCGCCCGAGGAGGAGAAGGAGATTCCGACCGTCTGCTTCTCGCTGCAGCAGGCGCTCGAGGCCCTCGACCGCGATCGCGCGTTCCTGAAGAAGGGCGACGTGTTCAGCGACGAGCTGATCGACGGCTACATCGCGCTGAAGCAGGAGGAGATCACGCGGGTGCAGATGGCCACGCATCCGGTCGAATTCGACATGTACTACAGCCTCTGA
- the glnL gene encoding nitrogen regulation protein NR(II) has product MAGRHVHGPADQHPEPEQPERRPRGRELTCSASAPAPPPPSRRAGASRAGAGASPDAGDILQSLTTAIVALDERLSITYLNPAAENLLGISARQAAGRALSELVRPPDELERLCRRVLDSGLTFSLRELAARVGEREIIVDCRAGPLDTDRGLLLELVDMERDRKIRRENELLAQQRLSRRIIRQLAHEVKNPLGGLRGAAQLLERQLPAPELKAYTQVIIDEADRLASLVDGIVKAGGRPRPSPINVHQITEHVASLIAAEKPSGVQLVRDYDPSLPAATTDRDQMIQAFLNLARNALQAVGGEGRIVFRTRALSNYTIGGEHHRLVLSLEVEDDGPGIPEELKETIFYPLVTGRDTGTGLGLTIAQDLVSRNGGLIEFTSRPGRTAFQLLLPLVPSTDAPGPGGSAA; this is encoded by the coding sequence ATCGCTGGCCGTCACGTTCATGGTCCAGCAGACCAGCATCCTGAACCCGAACAACCCGAACGGCGTCCGCGCGGGCGGGAACTGACCTGCTCGGCCAGCGCCCCGGCACCGCCGCCGCCGTCGAGGCGGGCCGGCGCAAGCCGGGCGGGCGCGGGCGCGTCGCCCGATGCCGGCGACATCCTGCAGAGCCTCACGACGGCGATCGTCGCGCTCGACGAGCGGCTCTCGATCACGTACCTGAATCCTGCGGCCGAGAACCTTCTCGGGATCAGCGCCCGCCAGGCTGCGGGGCGCGCGCTCTCCGAGCTGGTCCGCCCGCCCGACGAGCTCGAGCGGCTCTGCCGCCGCGTGCTCGACAGCGGTCTCACCTTCAGCTTGCGCGAGCTCGCGGCACGGGTCGGCGAGCGCGAGATCATCGTCGACTGCCGGGCGGGCCCACTCGACACGGACCGCGGCCTGCTGCTCGAGCTCGTGGACATGGAGCGCGACCGCAAGATCCGGCGCGAGAACGAGCTGCTCGCGCAGCAGCGGCTTTCGCGGCGCATCATCCGGCAGCTCGCGCACGAGGTGAAGAATCCGCTCGGCGGCCTGCGCGGCGCCGCGCAGCTGCTCGAGCGCCAGCTGCCCGCGCCGGAGCTCAAGGCGTATACGCAGGTGATCATCGACGAGGCCGACCGGCTCGCTTCGCTCGTCGACGGCATCGTCAAGGCCGGCGGCCGCCCGCGGCCGTCGCCGATCAACGTTCATCAGATCACCGAGCACGTCGCGAGCCTGATCGCCGCGGAGAAGCCGTCCGGCGTGCAGCTCGTCCGCGATTACGACCCGAGCTTGCCGGCGGCGACGACCGATCGCGACCAGATGATTCAAGCCTTCCTGAATCTCGCGCGAAACGCGCTTCAGGCCGTCGGCGGCGAAGGGCGCATCGTGTTCCGGACGCGGGCGTTGTCGAACTACACGATCGGCGGCGAGCATCACCGGCTCGTGCTGTCCCTCGAGGTCGAGGACGACGGGCCCGGCATTCCCGAAGAGCTGAAGGAGACGATCTTCTACCCCCTCGTCACCGGCCGTGACACCGGCACCGGCCTCGGCCTCACGATCGCCCAGGATCTCGTGAGCCGGAACGGCGGGCTGATCGAGTTCACGAGCCGGCCGGGGCGGACGGCCTTTCAGCTGCTGCTGCCGCTCGTGCCGAGCACCGACGCGCCCGGGCCCGGAGGGAGCGCGGCATGA
- a CDS encoding glycine--tRNA ligase has protein sequence MEKLVSLCKRRGFIFPSSEIYGGLNGAWDYGPLGVELKRNIKAAWWDDMIAHHDETSVPEGAPSAFSMVGIDSALLMNPRVWEASGHVGGFNDPMVDCRETKARYRADQLVVFAVVLDGERVEDVLFASPGEWGKTGEEELIAPHAKRIAALRKGRAGKTLRLEAVEGALADDAQRARTIAPGASGPGTLTAPRAFNLMFKTHVGALEDNSSVTYLRPETAQGIFVNFRNVLDTARVRLPFGIGQIGKAFRNEINPRNFTFRSREFEQMEIEFFCRPEEAPAWYRYWRDRRYAWYRSLGLRAENLALREHEPDELAHYAASCADVEYRFPFGQSELEGIANRSDFDLRRHMEVSGKDLRYIDDLEPDPEKRRFLPFVIEPSAGADRAALAFLCDAYAEDEVGGEPRTVLRLSPRIAPIKAAVFPLVRKEGMPEAALGIYRQLKRRFNVFYDEKGAIGRRYRRQDEAGTPFCITVDGDTLADGTVTVRERDSCEQTRVPADRVGDYVAERVGGAV, from the coding sequence ATGGAAAAGCTCGTCTCTCTTTGCAAGCGTCGCGGCTTCATCTTTCCGTCGAGCGAGATCTACGGCGGGTTGAACGGCGCGTGGGATTACGGGCCCCTCGGCGTCGAGCTGAAGCGCAACATCAAGGCCGCGTGGTGGGACGACATGATTGCGCACCATGACGAGACGTCCGTCCCGGAAGGCGCGCCGTCGGCGTTCTCGATGGTCGGCATCGACAGCGCGCTCCTGATGAATCCCCGGGTCTGGGAGGCGAGCGGGCACGTCGGCGGCTTCAACGATCCGATGGTCGACTGCCGGGAGACGAAGGCGCGGTACCGCGCGGATCAGCTCGTCGTCTTCGCCGTCGTGCTCGACGGCGAGCGGGTCGAGGACGTGCTGTTCGCGTCGCCGGGCGAATGGGGAAAGACCGGCGAGGAGGAGCTGATCGCGCCGCACGCGAAGCGCATCGCCGCGCTGCGGAAGGGCCGCGCCGGCAAGACGCTGCGGCTCGAGGCGGTCGAAGGCGCGCTCGCCGACGACGCGCAGCGGGCGAGGACGATCGCGCCGGGCGCGAGCGGCCCGGGCACGCTGACCGCGCCGCGCGCGTTCAACCTGATGTTCAAGACGCACGTCGGCGCGCTCGAGGACAACTCGAGCGTCACGTATCTTCGGCCGGAGACGGCGCAAGGCATCTTCGTGAACTTCCGCAACGTGCTCGATACCGCTCGCGTGCGCCTGCCTTTCGGGATCGGCCAGATCGGCAAGGCGTTCCGCAACGAGATCAATCCGCGCAACTTCACGTTCCGCAGCCGCGAGTTCGAGCAGATGGAGATCGAATTCTTCTGTCGGCCCGAGGAAGCTCCGGCCTGGTATCGCTACTGGCGCGACCGGCGCTACGCGTGGTATCGCTCGCTCGGGCTTCGTGCGGAGAACCTTGCGCTTCGCGAGCACGAGCCCGACGAGCTCGCGCATTACGCCGCGAGCTGCGCCGACGTCGAGTACCGCTTCCCGTTCGGGCAGAGCGAGCTCGAAGGCATCGCGAACCGCTCCGATTTCGATCTGCGCCGTCACATGGAGGTGAGCGGGAAGGACCTGCGCTACATCGACGATCTGGAGCCCGATCCGGAGAAGCGGCGTTTTCTCCCGTTCGTGATCGAGCCGTCGGCCGGGGCGGATCGCGCGGCGCTCGCGTTTCTCTGCGACGCGTACGCGGAAGACGAAGTCGGCGGCGAGCCGCGAACGGTGCTCCGGCTTTCGCCGCGGATCGCGCCGATCAAGGCCGCCGTGTTTCCGCTCGTTCGCAAGGAAGGGATGCCGGAGGCGGCGCTCGGCATCTACCGGCAGCTGAAGCGGCGCTTCAACGTCTTCTACGACGAGAAAGGGGCGATCGGCCGGCGGTATCGGCGGCAGGACGAAGCCGGGACGCCGTTCTGCATCACGGTGGACGGCGACACCCTCGCCGACGGCACGGTGACCGTTCGCGAGCGCGACAGCTGCGAGCAGACGCGAGTGCCTGCGGATCGAGTCGGCGATTACGTCGCCGAGCGGGTCGGAGGGGCCGTGTGA
- a CDS encoding tRNA (cytidine(34)-2'-O)-methyltransferase: protein MLHLILYQPEIPPNTGNVIRLCANVGAMLHLVHPLGFTLEERRLRRAGLDYRELASVAEHPTLDACLASVNAERVFALTTRASRALSDARFADGDAFLLGPETRGLPPDVLERLPESRRLRIPLRPGNRSLNLSNAAAVALYEAWRQLGFNGAAP, encoded by the coding sequence GTGCTGCATCTGATTCTGTACCAGCCCGAAATCCCGCCGAATACCGGCAACGTGATCCGGCTCTGCGCGAACGTCGGCGCGATGCTGCACCTCGTGCATCCGCTCGGCTTCACGCTCGAGGAGCGGCGCCTTCGGCGCGCCGGGCTCGACTACCGGGAGCTCGCATCGGTCGCGGAGCATCCGACTCTCGACGCCTGCCTTGCCAGCGTGAACGCCGAGCGCGTCTTCGCATTGACGACCCGCGCGTCGCGCGCGCTCTCCGACGCGCGCTTTGCGGACGGCGACGCGTTCCTGCTCGGCCCGGAGACCCGGGGCTTGCCGCCCGACGTTCTCGAGCGGCTGCCCGAGTCTCGGCGGCTCCGGATTCCGCTCAGGCCCGGTAACCGCAGCCTCAACCTGTCGAACGCCGCGGCCGTCGCGCTTTACGAGGCCTGGCGGCAGCTCGGGTTCAACGGCGCGGCGCCGTAG
- a CDS encoding GTPase has product MPANLTPEYKRAEQAYRAAQDERERLALLKEMLRTIPKHKGTEHLQADLKSRIKQLTDELAGPRKGAARTGPVHTVRREGAAQIALLGPPSSGKSSLHARLTGSRAAIGPYPHTTREPLPGMLPFEDIHFQLVDLPPISADYVDSWLVNALQRADAALLVVDMSDPACAEQVEAIVRQLEERRVSLIAEWPASVARPAHGAEDDEDDDDEMPDPFRIRLPTLLVANKSDRELDPADLEALEELIGIAFPSIAVSAETGAGLDAIGPFLFRELGIVRVYTKAPGKPPEMDRPFTIRRGETVLDVARLVHKDIASSLKYARVWGTGVFDGQQVGPEHELHDRDVVELHMH; this is encoded by the coding sequence ATGCCGGCCAACTTGACGCCCGAGTACAAGCGCGCCGAGCAGGCATATCGCGCGGCTCAGGACGAGCGCGAGCGGCTCGCGCTGCTGAAGGAGATGCTCCGGACGATTCCGAAGCACAAGGGCACCGAGCACCTTCAGGCGGATCTGAAGAGCCGCATCAAGCAGCTGACGGACGAGCTCGCCGGGCCGAGAAAAGGCGCGGCGCGCACCGGGCCCGTGCACACGGTGCGGCGCGAAGGAGCGGCGCAGATCGCGCTGCTCGGGCCGCCGAGCTCCGGCAAGTCGAGCCTGCACGCGCGGCTCACCGGCTCGCGCGCGGCGATCGGCCCGTATCCGCACACGACGCGCGAGCCGCTGCCCGGCATGCTGCCGTTCGAGGACATCCACTTTCAGCTCGTCGACCTTCCGCCGATCTCGGCGGACTATGTCGACAGCTGGCTCGTGAATGCGCTGCAACGCGCGGACGCCGCGCTGCTCGTCGTCGATATGTCGGACCCGGCCTGCGCCGAGCAGGTCGAGGCGATCGTCAGGCAGCTCGAGGAGCGCCGCGTCAGCCTGATCGCCGAATGGCCGGCGAGCGTTGCGCGCCCCGCGCACGGCGCCGAGGACGATGAAGACGACGATGACGAGATGCCCGATCCGTTCCGCATCCGTCTGCCGACGCTGCTGGTCGCGAACAAGAGCGACCGCGAGCTCGATCCCGCCGATCTCGAAGCGCTCGAGGAGCTCATCGGCATCGCGTTTCCGTCGATCGCCGTCTCGGCCGAGACGGGCGCGGGCCTCGACGCGATCGGGCCGTTCCTGTTCCGCGAGCTCGGCATCGTGCGGGTCTATACCAAGGCGCCCGGCAAGCCGCCGGAAATGGACCGGCCGTTCACGATCCGCCGCGGCGAGACGGTCCTCGACGTCGCGCGGCTCGTGCACAAGGACATCGCGAGCTCGCTGAAATACGCGCGCGTGTGGGGCACCGGAGTGTTCGACGGTCAGCAGGTCGGCCCCGAGCACGAGCTCCACGACCGCGACGTCGTCGAGCTGCACATGCATTGA
- a CDS encoding DUF4124 domain-containing protein: MRKWWLSLIALASGAASAVPVWRWVDENGVTHYSDLPVPGAERIELTSAQTIRSQARAAPSVAPPAAEQPRAQAQPYRRFNVITPSQQQTLWNIGGTLDVQLDLDPPLQAGHTLDVYLDGQRRNLSSTSPQLSVPEVFRGVHTLQAAIFDENGNEIVRSLAVTFMVQQTSILNPNNPNGVRAGGN, encoded by the coding sequence ATGCGGAAGTGGTGGCTATCCCTGATCGCCCTGGCTTCGGGCGCGGCGAGCGCGGTGCCCGTCTGGCGGTGGGTCGACGAGAACGGGGTCACCCACTATTCGGACCTTCCGGTGCCGGGCGCGGAGCGCATCGAGCTCACGAGCGCGCAGACGATCCGGAGCCAGGCCCGTGCCGCTCCGAGCGTCGCGCCGCCCGCGGCGGAGCAGCCGCGCGCGCAGGCGCAGCCGTACCGCCGCTTCAACGTGATCACGCCGTCGCAGCAGCAAACGTTGTGGAACATCGGCGGGACGCTCGACGTGCAGCTCGACCTCGATCCGCCGCTGCAAGCCGGGCACACGCTCGACGTTTACCTCGACGGGCAGCGGCGCAATCTGAGCTCGACGTCGCCGCAGCTCTCTGTGCCGGAAGTGTTCCGCGGCGTCCACACTCTGCAGGCGGCGATCTTCGACGAGAATGGCAACGAGATCGTCAGATCGCTGGCCGTCACGTTCATGGTCCAGCAGACCAGCATCCTGAACCCGAACAACCCGAACGGCGTCCGCGCGGGCGGGAACTGA
- a CDS encoding dihydroorotate dehydrogenase: protein MDRLAIDFCGLKLASPVVLLSGCVGFGEEYTRVEGFSNRDVGAIVLKGTTLAPRLGNPPHRIWETPAGMLNAIGLQNPGVDHVVRKILPRLDFGETRFIANVCGSTIEEYAEVTRRFDDSPIDAMEINISCPNVKEGGVAFGNYPDTSARVVAACRKATAKPLITKLSPNQTDIAENARACIDAGTDAFAVINTVMGMAVDVERRRPIIGNVQGGLSGPAIRPIALLNVHRVYQEARRHGVPIIGQGGIETARDALEFLVTGAAAVGVGTALFYDPMAPKKINAGIAEYLDAHGFTSVAELTGTLDLGHTLDMQASG, encoded by the coding sequence ATGGACCGGCTCGCGATCGATTTTTGCGGATTGAAGCTCGCGTCTCCGGTCGTGCTGCTCTCCGGCTGCGTCGGCTTCGGCGAGGAGTACACGCGCGTCGAAGGCTTCTCGAACCGCGACGTCGGCGCGATCGTGCTGAAGGGCACGACGCTCGCGCCCCGGCTCGGGAACCCGCCGCACCGGATCTGGGAGACGCCCGCGGGCATGCTGAACGCGATCGGCTTGCAGAACCCGGGCGTCGATCACGTGGTCCGGAAAATCTTGCCGCGCCTCGACTTCGGTGAGACGCGCTTCATCGCGAACGTTTGCGGGTCGACGATCGAGGAGTACGCGGAGGTCACGCGCCGCTTCGACGATTCGCCGATCGACGCGATGGAGATCAACATCTCGTGCCCGAACGTCAAGGAAGGCGGCGTCGCGTTCGGGAACTATCCCGACACGTCCGCGCGCGTTGTCGCCGCGTGCCGCAAGGCGACCGCGAAGCCGCTGATCACGAAGCTCTCCCCGAACCAGACGGACATCGCCGAGAACGCGAGAGCCTGCATCGACGCGGGCACCGACGCGTTCGCGGTCATCAACACGGTGATGGGCATGGCCGTGGACGTCGAGCGCCGCAGGCCGATCATCGGCAACGTGCAGGGCGGGCTCTCGGGCCCCGCGATCCGTCCGATCGCGCTGCTGAACGTCCATCGCGTCTACCAGGAGGCGCGCCGGCACGGCGTGCCGATCATCGGCCAAGGCGGCATCGAGACTGCCCGCGACGCGCTCGAGTTCCTCGTGACCGGCGCCGCGGCGGTCGGCGTCGGCACCGCGCTCTTCTACGACCCGATGGCCCCGAAGAAGATCAACGCCGGGATCGCCGAGTATCTGGACGCGCACGGCTTCACGTCGGTCGCGGAGCTGACCGGAACGCTCGATCTCGGCCACACGCTCGACATGCAAGCGAGCGGTTGA